The Branchiostoma lanceolatum isolate klBraLanc5 chromosome 7, klBraLanc5.hap2, whole genome shotgun sequence nucleotide sequence AAAAATGAAGTGTATTGAAGTTGGCAGGTGCATGGTAAGTCCCATGGACCTATTGCACAGCAATATCATGAATGTTTTCGTCCGAACTTTACGGACTTAAAATTAGGTATTATAAATCATTTCTACAGGAAGAATGGGGCAGTTTGACACTGGGTGTTGTATGTTACTAGCCAGGATTTCACTTTTTACACAATCCAGGCATACGAAGAAACCtgttttgaaaagattttcaGTTCCAGTAACTGAATTTGTGTAAAACACCCTTTGTTCACTGTGATATTTTTCCTGTTATCGCTGATGTTCTAGCGTATTATGGTGCTCTTCTCTTGCTGTGGCTGTAAGAAAGACTGGCAGCACATAGCATAGGCAATAAAAAAACGACTGTGAGCTATACTAGAGTCACTTCGCTGCCCTCCCCCATTGGTACCAGACTTTTTGTCGTTGCATATAGACGAACATGAGACATTGTGAAAAGCGTGCCTCGCTGACCTAGCATGTATGTTGTCAGGTGCGATTAGCCCAACCACAGAGCCAGAACATGGATGTACATGCTGAGTTAATAAAATGGTACTAAGTTTTGTAAGGAGGTTGTCTCTGTCATCCTTTGTGTATGTGCGACAATTTTAAATAGGTAAcacccctacatgtacgttttgacACTCTTCTATTCCGACAGCCCAATGTTCCAATGCCCCGATATTCCGACACCCAAATGTTCCTACACCCCCAAACATAGGAACATGGGGCTGTCAGaatataggggtgtcggaacataggttCGTTATATGGGTGTCCCCCAATTAAAAGCAAGGGAGGGGTTCATAGCCAGGTAAAGGTAGCTAATGGTCCCATAGCATTTTtggaggccataggggcagtgggtttaTCCGTTGTGtgtagggcatggtattggaaggcggagcccatcctctccttccactgccttttaccccCCAAACAAACTTAGTTTACACTTGGGTAGAGTGAGGTGATCAGGAATGCTAGGAATTAAACCTGTGACTTCTCGATCTCTGTCCGCTAGCCAAGCCACTCCGTAAGCTATTGACCTCATCCCATCCTTTGTATACAAGCAATAATTGAAAGCAAGGGAATCCCTAGTCTGGCATCCATCCTGTTTCAGCCCTGGTTTGCTCCAATTATCAAAAGTTTCTCAGAATTACTAGAAGTAGTGTAACAGGGATCAAACTTCCAAATGCCTGTTCAAACCCTGTTACCTATGTTGTTGTATTAAGGGGCCTTGCAACTCAAAtccaatatatacatgtatctcacccATATTTTAGTTGAAGattcaaatgccaattgtttctaatctccaagcagatctatctggCAAggtagtatcaaaagggccaatcAGTACCAAAAGCCATGGAGGGTTACTTTTGATACTGCCatgccacagatagatctgcttggagattaaattgTTTCTGACAGAGAATTCGACGAGGGAAGCGGtcagaggagtgaactggagctagaataggatggatgcAGGCTAGGGGTTCACTTTGGAGTGAACAACAATGTGACATGGTGACTGTtttacatccgaaaataatctcatcaggttggtagaacataggatattggagttttctttttacacaaccagtacagtgacttcttacctgctgacggtttggtgtctgtcagacatctTCTTCCCAGCTTCTCACTGGAGTACTGCTTTGCGACACCTACTTCAGCTAAGTTATAGCAGCAAGAAGCTCTGAaaaaggtgtctgacagacaccgaaacgtcagcaggtaagaagtcactggttgtgtagaaagaaaactccaatatccagtGTGTGCATCATTCTGCCAGTACACCTTTGAACCAGGGGGCCATGAATTGTTCTTTGTTTTGCCAACACCCACAAATCGTAAAGATCTATTTGcatcttactctccaagcagaggagtggttccggctggtttttgacatgttttcaggcgtttttctcgggctttctactttgttatgtttttttgtccCGGGGGTTGGTGAGccaaaaaatatgacaaagtagaCAGTCCAACAAAAATGCCCAAAATTAgtaaaaacgcgtcaaaaaccagccggacccactcctctgcttggagagtagtccaCAAAGGCACACTGGATCTTTCAAAAGAATTGGTTGAATTTCGAACTGTTATAGTGCATACCAATGCTCACAAATGAATTCTTACTGTTGTCAAGTCTTATAGGACAAATGAAGTGTGTATTTGGCATCCTTCCATGCAAATGTCTCTGCTATTGTTCACTGTGACATACACCTTTTGCTCCCAGACAGTAGTCGGGACATTTCGCCAAAAGGCAAACACATGGATGATTGTTAACTTTCCACCCTTAATTTCTTACTTCCGTTACAAAGGTTACACCGACGTAACTTTTCCAATACACCCACGTCATTgtaaccaaacaaaaacaagacgaTTATTCTCATGTACAATTCTGGGCATATATATCAACATGCACATACTTTGGTACAAATAGTTCAAGAAAGTCCTGTTATACTAGCAATGCAAGGTTCATGACcaaattgtagaaaatatcatttggcagaagagagagagagagagagagagagagagagagagagagagtgagtgagtgagtgagtgagagtgaaaaTGATccaagggaccaacaaaaagtggtcacattggccaggtggtcgttatgtagaagtggtcacttgtactggTTGTGACTGCACAAAAGTCATACAAATTCCATTTCATTGTTCGACCAAAAAGATGTGACGTTTGACCTAGTTCCCAAGGTCAAAATCGGATAACCGACTTCAGCCAAAATAAGACTAGGGAGGTACCGGTAGtcacttgtacaaaatgtactggtTTGACTGCACACACAAACTCCATTTCATTGTGCGACTAAAAAGACAAAGCCTCGACTTTTGACCTAGTTCCCAAGGTCAGACAGTGAAACCTGATAACAAACTTCAGCCAGAATAACAACATTAGGTTGGATGTGGGTCAACCTAATTATTGGCCTGTTAGCAAGAAAGCCACATCTAATGGAAGAAATGGAATACTCATCATTCCATTAGGTCAAGCACAAATGGGGATATAACACAAAAGGCCAAAAGCCTGATCACTTAAAAGCAAATTTGCCTGTCTTGTTCAATAAGACTTTCATGTGCAATTATTACATTTAGATATAGGTCGGGTATTGTCCACTTCAATCCCCTAACCCCATATGAAGTAGGTTAATGCAAAAATACTTTGCCGACCTGGCTTAAAAGGTCAAAAGCCTCAATTTCCCTGTCCAATTTGACTTTCATTTACAATTCTAACATTTAGATATTGTCCACTACAATCCAGGAAACGACATGAAATGGTCCTAATactatcaagtacatgtaggttaatgCAAAAATGCTTTGCCCTCTTCGCTTTTATGGCAAGAGCTTAATTTCTTAAAAGTGAATTTGCCTGTCTTATCCAATTAGACTTACATTGTGCACTACGATCCCAAAATAACCGAAAAGACATGACATTAAATGGTCCTCATGATCATGTAAAGTATGTTAATACAAAAATGCTTTGCCCTGGCTGGAATGAGAGCAGCTTTCGACATCGTTTGAAAATGAtggtttagctcactgaagagctactttCCACTTGtggcagagaagacagacgtcaTGTACAGGATTTACAGGTTCTCTGTACTAGGgaaatttccctagctcttttcaacaagcacaataaacagaggcagggtcactaaccactggaccacACATACTACAGGTCTGGACTTCAACTGTCTCTCACTCCAGTTCAACACCCAACAGCAACATTTTTCACcaggggtgcctaagtattcatacgaattttacggaattaaTACAATCCagtactaagaaacatacaaatttcacGGAATTCACACCAGTTTTACtgaatatatacaatgtatgatcCTTACTAGTAGTAAAACTCATTCGGAAAAAATCGTAATACTATGTATCTCGAAAACTCGAAttctgtaaaatatgtatgaAAACTTATATAGGCACCGGTTCACACGGCTGAAATGTGCTCGGGACTGGCCATGGCCCTTTTCCTTGAGACACAACATAATTTGGAAGCCAGTATCATGTTTACCGAGCAAAATGAGATTCGTGTGTAGAATAAACAACATGCTTTAGGCATCTAAATTCAGTCAGGAACACAGTAAAGACTAGGGCCCTGGGTCTATTTGATTTAATATctaatattttattttgtttcaatTGATAATAAGCAAAGCTTAAGAAATGTACCGACACATAAAAATGGTAATATTTTCCTTTCAGATAATCAACATTACCATGCTTAGGATTGGTAGGTAAAAGATCATGTGTGATCTtccaaacaatacatttttttgtataatttcaACAGTACTGGaaagaaaatatgtttttcttaatCCAAATCTAATCTGCATGGAGTAGCTACCTGTATTCTTTAACTAAAGTCATGTACTAACTTACTTTGTTCTTAACAGATACAACTGTAGACACTCAGCAAAAAGTCTGCTAGTGTTATAATCACACATTTGTAAGTGGCCTAGTATGACCTGTCCTGTCAcatatgattttcaaaatgtaatgcTCCTCTCCTATGTGCTACAAAATTTCAAACTACAGTTTAGTCTGCTATGCTCAACAATTTCAacaatgaaatactagtacttgtgttTCTGTTACTGTGATCTTTACAGTAGTTATGAATTCTATCATTCTACAGTTCCATGACTGTATCCGCCAAAAATCAAACAACAGTCTATTCTTCTCCATAGTAATTTGTGCAATGGATTATTCGTGTTCCTATATTATGTTTTCTTTAGAGTGGTTATGAATTCTGCAGTTACACGACTGTACATGCCAAAACTCAAACAATGGTCTAGTATGGTCCGTAGCAATTCATACAATGGAATATTCTTGTTTCCCTCCATGTGGTCTCGACAGAGGTTATGATTTCTTCTGTTATCTGCCAAAATTCTAAAAACTGTTTAATATGCTGCACAATTTCCACAATGGAACATTCATGTTTCTGCCTGTGCGGTCTCTTCAATGTCACACTTGTCTGCCAAACCCGAATGTTTCTTTACAATTTCGTGATGGGATATTCTTGTTCCAGTCTATGTGGTGTTTTCAGCGACTACTGCAGAATAATGATTCATtcacttttgcagtggttttattccTTCTAAATAAAAtgaggttttcgcagtgtttacatttgcagttaaaacaattctgttgaaAAATGGGGTTACAGTGGAGaaaaaaaccaccgcaaaagtttcAGATATACAGTGTCATCAGGCCACACAAATCtagtttcttggttaacggatttctatttttaattttagcaacaacaaaaaatcatgaaaacagaaggctggggtgaaaacttgcacctgaccctgttcactccctgaaactgtgcgcACCAAATTAAAAAATTTCTCTgagtttctgttttcatgttgtatttccaatctagcatttaaaaaaaaaaatttgtattATTCCGTTAACCCAGAaaattaattggtgtggccttatgtgcAAAATCTCTTTTGTCTTTCAACTGATGTTTTCTGCCATAACTGTAAATTCACGTAATTTTACAGTGGATTTATTTCTAGGTATGagagaaaatgatgtttttgagTTGTTTTAAAACAGTTACTCGGTTTAGCGGTGCAATAAATTTGCAACGGAGAGGTTTCAACTGGTGTTATATATAAAATAGAACCATCATGTaagtttcaagatctacagGATGTCCTTATGTGGCAAATCTCTTCTGACTGAGCGTGGGCGGCAGCAGCACGTTGCTGGAACGTAAGCAAGAActtgcgtttaaggtcgtgttcgcgtattaaAGGTTACTATccgcatataggttcattttgttgtgtccaaagacatatctcatgcaacggctgttactccgatgcaacatTGATCAAGGACAACAAttcggcagctataataggtttaaatagcaggctaattgccgtacacgcattacgttctggcgacgtgctGGCGGCAGCTTGTCTTAGATTCATGGTGGAGGTCACCACGACAACctccaaaataaaaccaccatgaaagttATAAGATCTACAATGAGTCGTTATGTGCCAAATCTCTTCTGACTGAGCGTAGGCGGCAGCTTGTCGGTGACAGCCTTGATCGGTCGCTCCACCGCCACAAGTTCTGCCCCGTCCTCCAGAAAACTCAGGTGCAGAAGGGCCTAAAGGAGAAAAAGTCATAGGTTATAGGTCATAGGTTATGCAAGGGAGTCAATTTATAGCTTTGATTCACTAAGACATTTGCAATTTTGACATAAAATATTTACACAAAATCTCTTTCTGAGACACACACAGTGAAAAACGTAGTAATATtgtttttgatttgaaaaaaaataaaagggaTTCAGaatgcctttctcaagggcacaaaatCGGTGGCATGTCGggagattcaaacccaggacctctgggttctgcaCCAAACACCCTAACTGCTACACCAACACCGTGCCACCTGCAGAAATGAGTTACCTGATATCCCGGACAGGACATGTACCCAAACACTGGCCTAAATGACTTTTGTGGGATGGAACCTGTACACACCCCTACACAGAGATAACTGACCTCTGGGTTCTGCACCAAACACCCTAACTGCTACACTAACACCCTACCACCTGCACTACCACTTAAATGACTTTTGTGGGACTGTATCTGTACACACCCCTATAGCAGAGATAACTCACCCGATATCCCCGACAGACAGCGAAGGCGTGCCTGGTCTCCTCCCTCACTGCTGGGTCCAGTCTCATCAGCCTCTCCCTGCTGTAGAACTGACTCCCAGGTTTGGGCAGCTTCTGTTCAAAACAGAACagacaaaatacacatttatcaCTACATATCCATTCAGACCCTATAGTGGCACACgggcaacaagtttccttgctgtttcagtagcagggtataaatgtatttttacagggaggggttgttagccCTTCCTATGTACTTCCTAGAACACaggaccccattttacatcccttccggaggacaggtgcagccccaaccgagatgcctttCCCAGGactgaaccagggtctcccagttatcaacttattggaaccaggagctcaactgtgagactgctccCAGCttcagctacagggacatcccatcATTACCAGATGATACTGATCCCTTGAACACATACAACAGGTATCAcacacaaaataattcatatacatgtatcattctttCAGAAAACATGTGCAGATCAATACAAGCAAAGGAACTGTCATATGTTTCTTGAATTCCTTGCCATACAACATTGCTGTTGCATTACCTAAAAACTaactgatgaaaaaaaagacaacagctTACTTTGTCCTTATCTATCACACAAAACATTCGCTGGTCTTGTAGGAGGATCTGTGTTGGATTGGCAGGGTTGTACGCGACCTGGGTCACGACCTCCGACCTCTTAAGCCACTCCCGGTGTAGCCCCTGTCGCTGCACGTTCCGGCTCCAGTCTGTGTACCGGCTCTCCGAGACATCGTACTCAAAAAACTGGAGAGGATGTGAGGTAATAGTTACTGCAATACAGTAGAAACCCTTAAATTGCATGACCAAATTGTCAGTGGCAGTTACCAGGATTAATCCATGTACCCCAGGAGACCAAAGGAGCAGCTTTGGCCACAAACAGAAAACTTCAGTTCTTGTGACAGTTTTGTTCTCATGCCGTTGTtcctttaagtacatgtatctatctagtCTTACTAGTGGTGCATAAGTACAAAataaaaattatttcaacaagaCAGTATactgaacagtggaccacagcttttaaaaacatctacaaccctttccagtagcatccATGTCAGATGAGTGACAACAGCCAGGATTTAAACTCCCAACCTCTGGCCTACGTTCAGAGGAAGGGTCGCTTAAGTATCATGCTACACAAGAACTTTTCAACATGTAAAAGGAACAGttgaccacggcttaacatcccgttCTGCATGAAGACTCCTACCTGTTGTGAGGCATGGACAACCATAAGCCATGGCTCTGTTGGGTGAAAGGTCATGGCAGACACCGGGCTGGGGTGTTTAGGAAGACTGCATTGATGCTGGggagaaaaatagtagaaaaaaaatgttatctaATTTTCAGCCTTTCTTTGtcgcaaaattgaaatattgggCCTCTCCATGCAAACACAGTCAGAAATGTGTAGTATTAAGAGTCTAGCAGGACCAAGTAGACATTTACCTATAACCGGGACAATGCAACTACCTGATGCagacaaccacctccagtcactaGCCATATCAAAACAGTCCTGTCCTTTtctacatagttaaccccaccctgtcctcagcaaccacctgtcctcagtccctgggtggttgctgaatccaggttggACTGTACTATAGTAAGACTACAAAACTATGAAATGTGATATTTTGACTCACTTTTCTTGTCTTGATGTTGTACACATGAACAGAACAGTCAAGATGTGCTGCTGCTATCCACTGGGAATCACTGCTCACAGTCAGGGCACTGATGGTTGTGGGATGGaagacacctacatgtacagtacataacgGAAATTCAAGTATGTTCAACATGCCAAACATGCAAACAGAACTTGCAACAGAACAAGAATCATGTCATCTGTTTTTGAGTTATCCTGTTTCATGGTTTCCAACAAAAAcatccctgcagttccaaacaaagcTGGTAGAGGGCCCCACTTCTTACTGAGCACATCTTCCTGAGGCTACCTACCACCCTAAAATCATGACAATGGCATGCCCAGAACATACAAAAAACATAAAGGTACCAAAAATGTTCCACTGCAGTGCCATGTAAAGCCTCTAGGGGActaaaaatctaataatttctttgATAATTCAAGATCCCAAATTTCATAACAATCTATCTATAGCTTCTTGAGATATGCAGTTCAACCATACACAAACACTCTTATTcacaaatgctaccaaaaacataaccttctaggtgAAGGTAGTTAAACTTACTTTTTGGAGGTAAAAAAGTGTGCACAAGAACAGGGTGAACAGCATCAACACGAAGAAACTGTACTGCGCCCTGATTGGTCGCTATGACCAGTCCAGAGGCATCGTGGGTAAAGGTCATGTGATGAGCAGGTTGAAGGTCGATGGGAAGGCACCTAACCTGGAGAAGAATGGAAAAAATCATGTAGGCACAAAAAAGTTAATTACAGTCAaagcaaccacctccagtcacaagcttattaaaacagtccatttttgtaTAGTTAACCCCACCTTGTCCTGAGCAATCATTCTTCTACAGTCTCTATATATAGAGtagttgctgaatccaggtttgactatacAAACTGAGGTAAAAATCATAACCTCTCAGAAGAACTGAGCTACAAACTTGCAATAACTGGAAActtgttattgtttttgttgttttcctgtataaggaaaacaacaaaaacagtgtATATCTTAGTTATACTTAAAAGTATACCTAAGATATTTAGTGTACTGTATATTTGAGAATCCTGTGGCATGATAATAAAATGAACAAActtaaaattgttttattttagaCAGAAGAACTTTAGAAAGtataatgtagcatttttgaTACTTCAATTGTCCCATATTTTAAACAACTGACttgaattcaaatgtagaagtctattttgttacaaacattacagtctggtcttacatactagatgtaaaaaaaattgtgtattACGCCTGAAAGCAGcttaccagttatgcaaaacaaacaaaaaagatcGTATACAGGTAGGTTCAGGAAACACCCCTGTGTGGTACATACCCTCTGTAGTACTTTCACCCCCTCCTCTTTAGGTAAATGGAACAGTCGGACATGTTGGACGTCGCCGTAGGCAACCCAAGTGCCACACCCGGAGACGGCACTGCACACAATCTGTTTCATGTTCTGTTAACGAGATATTAATTATGATCATTGATAAGCCACTGCAGATAATGAGGTGCTGATGACGGGGTCTGTAGATTTTATCACTTGCTATGTTGTatgtcagggctgtctccaggacccgtccctccgtccagGGACAGAGGTTtacttgttgggatggaaaacaATTTCACCCCGTCCATCCAAAAATCAGAACTTCATGAAATTGATGTAAATGTagttttgtaagcttagaatgactgatttaacaatgaaaataataaacaacatgggctcccaaacgatgagtgggacagaaaaaaatgtaagctGTAGATAACGATGGCACACAGTGAAGACTGCCAAATATGCCTAGTGAGTAAATCACTCGCATTGCATGCGGTAGGTTGCGGGTTTGATCCCTGGCTGTGCCATgcaaatttttcttttttttaaatgacatgtagtgctttctctgcttagaactcagcacttatgagaaagattatgggagttgaacacacacactACTAGCGAACTGCTGTATTCTGGCCCAAGGGCTGAACAGAAAAGTAGATGGGCACCaccccatatacatgtaaactgtaCATCACATCATGTGGGAGGGATTTTATTATTCTAACCTACCATTGTTTTACTGTTACTAAGAAAAACAACTATTGGAACATCCACCTTTGTCTTCAGGTCCAACAGGGACACTGGCTGCTGGGTGATGGGCAGCCTTTCATCAGGCATACCTGTCAAATAAATACAAGACTTTTGGTGTCTTATCttagaaaataaataaagattttcaacAACTTTCATTCTAATCTATAACTGTTTATTAGCAGTTTGGAAATCATGATAATTAGCTAAATTTCAACAGATTCACATTTAAGGAAGCCCAAGAAGATGAACATCAAAAGATAGATACAGAGAAAAAAGGAAGAACGAAAGAGACTGACAGAAACAGAGAGACACATAGACAGATCTAAAGAAACTGACAGAGatggagacagagacagagagagagagagagagacaaagagacaCAGAAATAGAGACAGATCTAGGGAGAGAGATAACCTAAGCAGAGACATAGAGACAGAAATACacagagcgagagagagagagagagagagagacaaagagacaCAGAAATAGAGAGATCTAGGGAGAGAGATAACCCAAgcagagagagacaaagagacagaaatacagagagagagagagagagagagagagagagagagagagagagagagagagagaggcagtgATAGAGAAAAGAGAGAGACAGCAGACTAACCTGACACTGCTGTGGTGTTGCCTAGCTGCCACAGTTCCAGTCTAGTCTGATACTGGAACAGTAACCTCCGTGCCGTCTGGGCAACATGTACCAGTCTTCTCTGTACAAACAACAGATTGAAAATTCAAAGTCATGTTCACAAACTTGTATAAAAAACCAATATCCATACCTGTTTAATATACAACTATGGTATATGTAAACTTAGTCATAAGAGTGATGCAATCAATAAACAAGTTCACACTTCATGAGCAGTGCATCATATAGGGGGACATATTTCATTTCTATCAACATCCAAACACTTTTGGAAATGCCGGGCATACGCTTGATGcgttcaaggacattataatgtcgtTGATGCGTTCAAATGTGTACAGGAATGTGCAAAGTaagttgtattcaaaacccACTAACATACTGAGGGTCTTGTCACAGACGTTGCAGGACAACAACAAATTGAGAACATTTTATCGAAAGTTGTGGAGGCGATGCACAAAATTTGGCtgtcttgtgacagaaaaaattgtcatacatgtaactacaaaaTCTTGTTCCACCACATGTTGTGTCATATAGTCTTACTGAAAACTGcacaaccaacaaacaaaaaatagtaTGAAAAATGTGATTGCGCTTTTAGTAAGGACTTTCACAGTTCTTGTACCACAAATTTGCAAGGACACGGTTCTTCCTACGTAAACATCTACAGCTTGCCACAAGACATATTCAGTACATACTCTCAAGACTAGACAAGAAACACATTGCCACCTTATCTACAacaatgacatttgttactTTGTTATGCCCAGCTGTGTAACCACCAAAAGTCATTTAGGAGAACttgttttcatttcaacatCCTTGTTTCAAGACTGTTAAACAACCTTTAGTACTGGCACGAGTCCATGGTTGGTTatgttttttaattcaatctGTACTAATGGACAGATGTTTTTGGAAGGTTTTTGTTAAGGTTGGCTGTAAGGTTTTCATTCACCATTCTGTTGTTAAATGGCTTTAGATACTGCAAAGTTTTAAGTATTTACAgtgtttatatttgtttgtggtttttgtggtgacctcttatTACAAAGTCATCATACAGCAAACATATGTTCTGTCTTATATTTCGTTACTACTGTAAAGTTTCAACTGCAACTTTAAAGACACTCTAAACTTTTGATGTAAACCATATCAAGTGATAAAGTATAATTCAAGTGCCACGAAATTAAATAAAGTTACAGTGCTACATGTAAGATATGCTTTGTATCAAACAAATAGACCTGGATGCTAAAAATTACCGGCAGATAACGTTCTTGATTTACAACCATAACAGTCCTTCATGTTCCTGACTCTAATCTAATAATGTCAaacaaatgtcaattttccatACTCTTAATATACACCGTGCTAAGTAAATTTACCCTCTCCTCCTAACATGTACCATTCCTCCTAAATCTACCGCTCATGGCCTTGGTAAACTCTATTAATAACCGGTAAAAATCTGCAGCCATAAGTAGGTCAAGGGTAGGTGTCTATTTTCTGGTGACATAGATCTGGTTCAGTAATGTTCTCTAATTGGTACACTGCCATTATCACAGACTGAAGGACATGGGGGCTGGTAATCTCTCCCTAATGATTGGTGCTTTGATAAGGCTTGAAGAAATGAATGTTGTGTTGCCCGGTTACCCGACCACCCCTGGTAAAAATCTGCCGACTCCAGCCTTTTTCTGGGTAGACCGCTtgtaagggacataaaatgttcgatctgacaactgagtAATTAAAATATTGTACATTGAATCTTTTTCCAACATGTCCTTACTTCTGTTGTAATAGAACGTTGTGCCTTTacaatttgtatctgtatggGATTGCACATGAGATTTTCCACCTTGCATCAGTGAGTGATTAAAATATAGAACATAATAtctttttccaacatgttctccttGTGTATACCTTTTCCCCTATAGCACACAAAAATaactaggtgcactggtgcaccggTGCACTCACAGTCAAactttaggtgcacagctcaaatttgGGGTAtgcaaaggtgcacatgcactaGGGCTGTGTACTCTACCATGAAAATTgataaggtacaggtccaaaataccggatcatgttTATTTTGTGACTGGTCTC carries:
- the LOC136438926 gene encoding U3 small nucleolar RNA-associated protein 4 homolog — translated: MGEFKLHDVRFFRYMPKAIHSIAHEQTSNRVAVSRSDGSIEIYSINDNWYQEKIICGDAGRSVEAMVWVGQRLFSAGLHGDIIEYDMTKLIPKYAVDSYGGAVWCMAVNNTQSSIAVGSEDGCVRLFEVTEDELSYSRAFKKQEERILSLSWHESGEVLVTGSCDNIRVWDVATGLPTLRIKVERLVRTRETIVWCVAILRDFTIVSGDSLGKTRFWNGKHGTLIQSHHCHKADVLSMCVSKDETLVWTAGVDPKVIRFERVAGKDEGSRATWVRHNVANRHTHDVRALVMTGEYVVSGGVDMTLVAMPVGKLGKPSRNILPFPQRRLVHVAQTARRLLFQYQTRLELWQLGNTTAVSGMPDERLPITQQPVSLLDLKTKNMKQIVCSAVSGCGTWVAYGDVQHVRLFHLPKEEGVKVLQRVRCLPIDLQPAHHMTFTHDASGLVIATNQGAVQFLRVDAVHPVLVHTFLPPKSVFHPTTISALTVSSDSQWIAAAHLDCSVHVYNIKTRKHQCSLPKHPSPVSAMTFHPTEPWLMVVHASQQFFEYDVSESRYTDWSRNVQRQGLHREWLKRSEVVTQVAYNPANPTQILLQDQRMFCVIDKDKKLPKPGSQFYSRERLMRLDPAVREETRHAFAVCRGYRALLHLSFLEDGAELVAVERPIKAVTDKLPPTLSQKRFGT